A section of the Elizabethkingia anophelis R26 genome encodes:
- a CDS encoding glycosyltransferase family 8 protein, which yields MDSKFSYTPLVLAFTPNYIIPAATCLYSILKHSPNSEKFHVICLLTEDISSKMKEELQRLGGCRIQYSFINLTGKLQDIYVDERYTVAASYRLLLPDLLPEYSKVLYIDCDVVVRNDLAKLYKETELGDNYLAGVYEATLDFQIPYLESIGCTPGKYINSGFLVMNLSQLRQDNMIPKFLEAAKKEGLQFPDQDVLNQLCRGRILGLPPYYNSIRTFFLPQYKNEFLKYYNIEQWNAVQKHGTIHYTGAKPWNNFTVKFDKWWLYYEKLPKELKKLGRPSKKMYILYRVYRTLIGSLFINFSQIIYRKLK from the coding sequence ATGGATTCAAAATTTAGTTATACTCCCTTAGTTCTGGCATTTACTCCGAATTATATAATTCCGGCAGCAACATGTCTTTATTCAATACTAAAGCATAGTCCAAATTCAGAGAAATTTCATGTGATATGTTTACTTACAGAAGATATATCATCTAAAATGAAAGAAGAATTACAACGATTAGGGGGATGTCGTATTCAATATTCTTTCATTAATTTAACTGGAAAATTGCAAGACATTTATGTTGATGAGCGATATACTGTAGCTGCTTCATACAGGTTGTTACTTCCGGATCTGCTTCCAGAATATAGTAAAGTACTATATATAGATTGCGATGTCGTTGTCAGAAATGATCTGGCTAAATTATATAAAGAAACTGAGCTAGGAGATAACTATCTTGCGGGAGTATATGAAGCTACATTAGATTTTCAGATTCCATATCTCGAATCTATAGGTTGTACCCCTGGAAAATATATTAATTCAGGATTTTTAGTAATGAACTTGTCACAGTTAAGACAGGATAATATGATACCGAAATTTTTGGAAGCAGCTAAGAAGGAAGGTCTGCAATTTCCGGATCAGGACGTGCTGAATCAATTATGTAGAGGTAGGATTTTAGGATTACCTCCTTACTATAATAGCATTCGTACATTCTTTCTACCTCAATATAAAAATGAATTTTTAAAATATTATAATATAGAACAATGGAATGCTGTTCAGAAGCATGGTACTATACATTATACGGGAGCTAAACCATGGAATAATTTTACTGTAAAATTTGATAAATGGTGGCTATATTATGAAAAATTACCAAAAGAGTTAAAAAAATTAGGTCGTCCTAGTAAAAAAATGTATATATTATATAGGGTTTATAGAACATTAATAGGGAGTCTTTTTATAAATTTTTCACAAATAATCTACAGAAAATTAAAATGA
- a CDS encoding glycosyltransferase has translation MIRVLHIVTRIDVGGLTTFLFNYYQNMDHNLIQFDIVAIDTGAEQDYHEKFKALGVRVQYMPDNLLSRLKFLCTLMKYGEYDIVHDHSELPSAIYLLLAKLNGVKVRIAHAHLSVPTKGIKNSFLRILLNNVVTQRIGASSYSVKALFGEQYINSSIILNNAIDVSMFSFNEKKREEYRKELLLHEKYVIGFVGRLTFLKNIFYLLEILSELIAENSDILLLIVGDGELGDEFKKRAVKLGVNNNILMLGQRSDINFLMMAMDVLLLPSFHEGLPLVLIEAQAATLKAIVSDNVSKEVKISDYLLFESIDKNPKVWRDIIIDKCQDYVRQPIDELIREKQFDIKEEVKRLMQLYKYLIEK, from the coding sequence ATGATAAGAGTTTTGCATATAGTTACGCGTATTGATGTTGGAGGTCTTACGACTTTTTTATTTAATTACTATCAAAATATGGATCATAATTTGATTCAGTTTGATATAGTTGCTATTGATACGGGAGCTGAGCAGGATTATCATGAAAAGTTTAAAGCTTTGGGAGTACGAGTTCAGTACATGCCGGATAATCTTTTATCCAGATTAAAATTTTTATGTACTTTAATGAAGTATGGGGAATATGATATTGTGCATGACCATTCAGAGCTTCCATCCGCTATTTATTTGTTGCTTGCTAAATTAAATGGTGTAAAGGTAAGAATTGCACATGCGCACTTATCTGTCCCTACGAAAGGTATTAAAAATAGTTTCTTAAGAATATTACTAAATAATGTTGTTACCCAAAGAATAGGGGCGAGTTCTTACTCTGTTAAAGCTTTATTCGGAGAGCAATATATAAATTCTTCAATAATTCTTAATAATGCTATAGATGTTTCAATGTTTTCTTTCAACGAAAAAAAACGAGAAGAATATAGAAAAGAACTTTTGCTTCATGAGAAATATGTTATAGGTTTTGTTGGACGATTAACATTTCTTAAGAATATTTTTTATCTATTAGAAATATTGAGTGAGCTTATTGCAGAAAACTCAGATATACTTCTTCTTATAGTTGGAGATGGTGAATTAGGAGATGAGTTTAAGAAGAGGGCAGTGAAATTAGGAGTTAATAACAATATATTAATGTTAGGCCAAAGGTCAGATATTAATTTTCTGATGATGGCAATGGACGTTCTTCTTCTTCCATCCTTCCATGAAGGATTACCATTAGTATTGATAGAAGCGCAAGCAGCTACTTTAAAAGCCATTGTATCAGACAATGTTTCTAAGGAAGTTAAAATATCAGACTATTTATTGTTTGAATCTATAGACAAAAATCCTAAAGTATGGAGGGATATTATTATAGATAAGTGCCAAGATTATGTACGACAACCTATTGATGAATTAATAAGGGAAAAACAGTTTGACATTAAAGAAGAAGTAAAAAGATTAATGCAGCTATATAAATATTTGATTGAAAAATAA
- a CDS encoding glycosyltransferase yields the protein MNNFPKVSVVTITYGHQDYIIEMIKSVFAQKYNGIIEFIIANDCSPDNTDKIIKDFLVSHPIPKNIEIKYTCHEKNLGMMPNAFFALKQVTGQYIASCEGDDFWTDPLKLQKQIDFLETNPEYALTFTNVNVIYEKLTYEVGAIASIKESREYTGVEILKNWIAHTSTYVYRNGDYIKEFENFYRSYSFIYGDTPLFLYILQFGKAYGFVDYTSSYRRHDGGAASEKESLKNILDYIKHLIFINKAFKNKKYTRVNNNLISFRYFSLFSGTRDSFKLKTKYLFKCLYYDPFFLFKIIKEKFLKP from the coding sequence ATGAATAATTTCCCTAAGGTAAGTGTAGTTACCATTACTTATGGTCATCAGGATTATATTATCGAGATGATAAAAAGTGTTTTTGCTCAAAAGTATAATGGGATTATTGAATTTATCATTGCTAACGATTGCTCTCCGGATAATACGGATAAAATCATAAAAGATTTTCTTGTATCTCATCCTATTCCGAAAAATATAGAGATAAAATATACTTGTCATGAAAAAAACTTGGGTATGATGCCTAATGCTTTTTTCGCATTAAAACAGGTTACTGGTCAGTATATAGCCTCATGTGAAGGAGATGATTTTTGGACAGACCCTTTAAAATTACAAAAACAAATAGATTTCCTAGAAACAAACCCTGAATATGCATTAACCTTTACAAATGTAAATGTTATATATGAAAAATTGACATATGAAGTTGGAGCTATAGCCTCAATTAAAGAAAGTAGAGAATATACAGGTGTTGAGATTTTAAAAAATTGGATTGCGCATACTTCTACTTATGTATACAGAAATGGAGATTACATTAAAGAGTTTGAAAATTTTTATAGATCTTATTCTTTTATATATGGGGATACTCCCTTGTTTCTATATATTCTTCAGTTCGGAAAAGCATATGGTTTTGTAGATTACACATCTTCTTATAGAAGACACGATGGTGGAGCAGCAAGTGAAAAAGAAAGCCTTAAAAATATTCTTGATTATATTAAACATTTGATATTTATTAATAAAGCATTTAAGAATAAAAAATATACAAGAGTAAACAATAACTTAATAAGTTTTCGATATTTTAGTTTATTTAGTGGGACAAGGGATTCTTTCAAATTGAAAACTAAGTATTTATTCAAGTGTTTGTATTATGATCCTTTCTTTTTATTTAAGATAATTAAAGAAAAATTTTTAAAACCATAG
- a CDS encoding glycosyltransferase family 2 protein yields MDKFPKVSVATITYGHQDYIIETIKGVFAQRYDGLIEFIIANDCSPDNTDKVIKDYLASHPAPKNIEIKYTCHKKNIGVLPNSLYALEQASGKYIAPCEGDDFWTDPYKISKQVQYLEENQDCNLVYHRSNVLYEESGKLELEALDNPNFTMKRDLEYLSLNGNFMCALTVMYRNNFEVPKDLFKNGIIGDYILWFLNGEKGSYGYIPDVMSVYRLREGSVFGKKKQYFQAMQILIMLNKLKNYTKDKKIKNNLKKQLESKMNNQLALKGLSIKEKIIFILFILKIQPSYIFTLLKRVTKYILKKTND; encoded by the coding sequence ATGGATAAGTTTCCAAAGGTAAGCGTTGCTACTATTACTTATGGTCATCAAGACTATATTATTGAAACTATAAAAGGTGTTTTTGCTCAAAGATATGATGGACTTATTGAGTTTATCATTGCTAATGATTGTTCTCCTGATAACACGGATAAAGTCATAAAAGACTACCTTGCATCTCATCCTGCTCCGAAAAATATAGAGATAAAATATACATGCCATAAAAAAAATATTGGAGTACTACCTAACTCATTATATGCATTGGAACAAGCCTCAGGTAAATATATAGCACCATGTGAAGGGGATGATTTTTGGACAGATCCTTATAAAATAAGTAAGCAGGTTCAATATTTAGAAGAAAATCAAGATTGCAATCTTGTATACCATCGTTCTAATGTTTTATATGAAGAATCGGGGAAATTAGAGCTTGAAGCATTAGATAATCCTAATTTTACAATGAAGAGAGATTTGGAATATTTGTCCTTGAACGGGAATTTTATGTGCGCACTTACTGTTATGTATAGAAATAATTTTGAGGTTCCAAAAGATCTTTTTAAAAATGGAATAATAGGAGATTATATATTATGGTTTTTGAATGGAGAAAAAGGTAGCTATGGTTATATCCCAGATGTAATGTCTGTATATAGACTAAGAGAAGGTTCTGTTTTTGGTAAAAAGAAACAGTATTTTCAGGCTATGCAAATATTGATTATGCTTAACAAATTAAAAAATTATACAAAAGATAAGAAAATTAAAAATAATTTGAAAAAGCAATTGGAATCAAAAATGAATAATCAATTAGCACTGAAAGGGCTTAGTATCAAAGAGAAAATAATATTTATACTTTTTATATTAAAAATTCAACCGAGCTATATTTTCACGCTTTTAAAAAGGGTTACTAAGTATATATTAAAAAAGACGAATGATTAA
- a CDS encoding DegT/DnrJ/EryC1/StrS family aminotransferase, whose translation MIPVTKPFLPPQEEYNKYLDGIWKRNWLTNMGPLASQLEMELKEYLDVNHLLFVTNGTVALQMAIKALELKGEIITTPFSFVATTSSIVWEGCKPVFVDIDEKSLNIDSSKIESAITENTSAILATHVYGNPCDVEKIEQIARKFNLKVIYDAAHCFGVKINGKSIFEYGDISTCSLHATKLYHSIEGGLLFAKDPNLLKKLAFIRNFGISGYDSFSELGLNGKNSEFHAAMGLANLQWVNRIVEKRKNLMVRYENKLVSFKACRPQWHSHSENNGAYLPFVIESEELLLKIKQVLDDNEIFTRRYFYPSLSTSLPYIPAVQMPVSDDISKRVLCLPLYYDLTLEEVDWICRIILRTQNN comes from the coding sequence ATGATACCAGTTACGAAACCTTTTCTTCCTCCACAGGAGGAATATAATAAATATTTGGATGGAATTTGGAAGCGCAACTGGCTTACCAATATGGGACCTTTGGCAAGTCAGTTAGAAATGGAGTTGAAAGAATATTTGGATGTAAATCATTTGCTTTTTGTGACTAATGGAACGGTCGCCTTACAAATGGCTATAAAAGCGCTAGAGCTAAAAGGAGAAATTATTACTACTCCATTTTCTTTTGTTGCAACAACCAGTTCTATTGTATGGGAAGGATGTAAACCTGTTTTTGTAGATATAGATGAAAAGTCGTTGAATATTGATTCCAGCAAAATAGAATCAGCTATTACAGAAAATACATCGGCAATCCTAGCGACACACGTATATGGTAATCCATGTGATGTTGAGAAAATAGAGCAAATTGCTAGAAAATTTAATCTAAAAGTAATATATGATGCGGCGCATTGCTTTGGTGTGAAAATTAATGGAAAGTCCATATTTGAATACGGAGATATTAGCACTTGTAGTTTACATGCCACAAAACTTTATCATTCTATTGAAGGAGGTTTGCTGTTTGCAAAAGACCCAAATCTTCTTAAAAAACTTGCATTTATCCGAAATTTTGGGATTTCGGGATATGATTCATTCTCTGAATTGGGATTAAATGGTAAAAATTCTGAGTTTCATGCTGCAATGGGATTAGCTAACTTACAATGGGTTAATCGTATTGTAGAAAAAAGAAAAAACTTAATGGTAAGGTACGAAAACAAATTAGTTAGTTTTAAAGCCTGTAGACCTCAATGGCATTCACATTCTGAAAATAATGGAGCATATTTACCATTTGTTATTGAGTCTGAGGAATTATTGTTAAAAATAAAGCAGGTTTTAGATGATAATGAAATTTTCACAAGACGATATTTCTATCCAAGCTTAAGTACAAGTCTACCATATATTCCTGCTGTTCAAATGCCAGTATCAGATGATATATCAAAAAGAGTATTATGTCTGCCATTGTATTATGACTTGACTTTGGAAGAAGTGGATTGGATTTGTAGAATTATACTAAGAACTCAAAATAATTAA
- a CDS encoding lipopolysaccharide biosynthesis protein, with amino-acid sequence MELKKQAVRGAFWVFVEQFSSQLVVFAVNLILARLLLPEDFGTIALFNIVMNVAIVLINGGLSSSLIRAQNVDNRDLSTVFWFNIVVSFFIYCLIFISTPWISDFYNKPILTTLIRVYAIILIIDSFVTVQVVHFEKELDFKTSFKVKLPSILIGGIAGILFAWYGFGVWSLVYSAIVKNVISTFQYWFYSKWRPSFIFDKIKFRYHFAFGVRMTLSALLSVVFDNLYSIVIGKKFSSAQLGYYDRADALKQLPVNNIAATLSRVSYPLFAKISHDDQRLRNSYQEMLKLVIFAMAPIIAIMIIEATPLIRFLLTEKWLPAAPYFQILSLSGLLYPIHAYNLNILQVKGRSDLFLKLEIIKKVIIVIIIVLAIKFGMYGLVWGQVVISVIALFINTFYTGKFLNYNVFEQLKDLFPSIFIATIIGLLLWILDKNILYNQQDIIRLFIITSLYLIIYLGITYILRFKELILIKNLILKR; translated from the coding sequence ATGGAATTAAAGAAACAAGCAGTTAGGGGAGCTTTTTGGGTTTTTGTAGAGCAATTTAGTTCACAATTGGTTGTCTTTGCTGTTAACTTAATACTTGCTAGATTATTGTTACCAGAAGATTTTGGTACTATTGCTTTATTTAATATAGTGATGAATGTTGCTATTGTATTAATTAACGGAGGATTAAGTAGTAGCTTAATTAGAGCTCAGAATGTGGATAATAGAGATTTATCAACAGTATTTTGGTTTAATATTGTGGTTAGTTTTTTTATCTATTGTCTTATCTTTATATCAACTCCATGGATATCAGATTTTTATAATAAGCCTATCTTAACAACTCTGATAAGAGTATATGCTATCATTTTAATCATTGACTCATTCGTGACCGTTCAAGTTGTTCATTTTGAGAAAGAATTAGACTTTAAAACGTCTTTTAAGGTTAAACTTCCTTCTATTTTAATAGGAGGTATCGCTGGAATATTATTTGCTTGGTATGGATTTGGAGTGTGGTCTCTTGTATATTCTGCAATTGTAAAAAATGTTATAAGTACATTTCAATATTGGTTTTATAGTAAATGGCGACCATCTTTTATTTTTGATAAAATAAAGTTTAGGTATCATTTTGCATTTGGTGTACGTATGACTCTTTCAGCATTATTGTCAGTAGTCTTTGATAATTTATATTCTATTGTAATAGGTAAAAAGTTTTCGTCAGCACAACTTGGTTATTATGATAGAGCAGATGCATTAAAACAGTTGCCTGTTAATAATATAGCTGCAACTTTAAGTAGAGTTTCTTATCCTTTATTTGCTAAAATAAGTCATGACGATCAAAGGCTAAGAAATTCATACCAAGAAATGCTTAAGCTGGTTATTTTTGCTATGGCACCTATAATTGCTATAATGATTATTGAGGCAACTCCCCTGATTCGTTTTTTGCTTACAGAAAAATGGCTACCAGCAGCTCCCTATTTTCAAATTTTATCTTTATCAGGATTATTATATCCTATTCATGCTTATAATTTAAATATTCTTCAGGTAAAAGGAAGATCTGATCTTTTTTTAAAACTGGAAATTATAAAGAAAGTAATTATTGTAATTATAATTGTTTTGGCAATAAAATTTGGTATGTATGGGCTTGTGTGGGGACAGGTAGTAATATCTGTTATAGCATTATTTATTAATACTTTTTATACCGGAAAATTTTTGAATTATAATGTATTTGAGCAACTTAAAGATTTGTTTCCTAGTATTTTTATTGCAACAATAATTGGATTACTTTTATGGATATTAGATAAAAATATATTATATAATCAACAAGATATTATAAGGTTATTTATAATCACAAGTTTATATCTGATAATATATTTAGGAATAACATATATACTGAGATTTAAAGAGTTAATATTAATTAAAAATTTAATTTTAAAAAGATGA
- a CDS encoding NAD-dependent epimerase/dehydratase family protein: protein MKIAVIGGSGFVGTRLIDILVSTGQYNLLNIDKNVSGKFPDITVIGNVMDKGTLISQLQGTDVVVLLAAEHRDDVTPVSLYYDVNVEGMKNTLEAMEVNGVKRIVFTSSVAVYGLDKNNPDESFPAEPFNHYGKSKWEAELVLQEWQKKHADWNVNVIRPTVIFGEGNRGNVFNLLNQIANGKFMMIGNGNNQKSMSYIGNVIAFIHFLIENQKAGYNVYNYVDKPDFTTNDLVHHTSEILNKNIPTTHIPYWLGMLGGYGFDILAWLTRKKLNISSVRVKKFCAVTQYDSTKAMSSGFVPPYTMEEGLERMLNEEFVD from the coding sequence ATGAAAATTGCTGTTATAGGTGGATCTGGTTTTGTCGGAACACGTTTGATAGATATATTGGTATCAACAGGTCAATATAATTTACTAAATATAGATAAAAACGTAAGTGGAAAATTTCCTGATATTACTGTGATTGGTAATGTTATGGATAAGGGTACATTAATTTCTCAGTTACAAGGAACGGATGTTGTTGTATTGCTTGCAGCAGAGCACAGAGATGATGTGACACCAGTTTCTTTATATTATGATGTTAATGTAGAAGGAATGAAAAATACATTAGAAGCAATGGAAGTTAATGGTGTAAAACGTATTGTTTTTACGAGTTCCGTTGCTGTCTATGGACTGGATAAGAATAATCCTGATGAGTCATTCCCTGCAGAACCATTTAATCATTATGGGAAAAGTAAATGGGAAGCAGAATTGGTTTTGCAAGAGTGGCAAAAAAAACATGCTGACTGGAACGTAAATGTTATTCGCCCAACTGTAATCTTTGGAGAGGGAAATCGTGGTAATGTTTTTAACTTGTTAAATCAGATTGCCAATGGTAAGTTTATGATGATTGGCAATGGAAACAATCAAAAATCCATGTCTTATATAGGCAATGTTATTGCTTTTATTCATTTTTTAATTGAAAATCAAAAGGCAGGATATAACGTTTATAATTATGTAGATAAGCCTGATTTTACTACAAATGATTTAGTTCATCATACTAGTGAAATTTTAAATAAAAATATACCCACAACTCATATTCCATATTGGTTGGGTATGTTGGGAGGATATGGTTTCGATATACTTGCATGGTTGACTCGTAAAAAATTAAATATAAGTTCTGTAAGAGTGAAAAAATTCTGTGCAGTTACCCAGTATGACTCTACTAAGGCAATGTCTTCGGGATTTGTGCCGCCATATACTATGGAAGAGGGATTGGAAAGAATGTTGAATGAAGAGTTTGTTGATTAA
- a CDS encoding MraY family glycosyltransferase has product MKLLIVFIPFLFAVFLSRVMIPYILLISYKKRLFDPIDSRKLHKRIVPRLGGVAFAPIQCCLYAISVVIVYKLNFVNLNIATWEIFPMFTMLICGLAILFIVGIGDDLIGVNYKAKFMAQIFVACLFPLSGLWINNLYGVGLIVNLPSWIGMPLTVFVVVLIINAINLMDGLDGLCSGVVGLGCVVLGGLFMYYGAWLHALFAFITAGVLIPFFYYNVFGTVRRRRQIFMGDTGSMTLGYSIAFLAISFAMNNHYIKPFSEGAIVVAFSTLIVPILDVARVMYVRWKSGKSMFSADRNHLHHKFLRSGMSHRTAMLAILALALFFCIFNIIMVEIISNNVVVVCDILLWIIFHYIFDKVFERKMKEQKKKIEVINLTEN; this is encoded by the coding sequence ATGAAATTATTAATTGTTTTTATTCCTTTTTTATTTGCCGTGTTCTTGAGCAGGGTAATGATTCCGTATATCCTTCTGATTTCATATAAGAAGAGACTATTTGATCCTATTGATTCAAGAAAGCTACATAAACGTATAGTTCCAAGATTAGGAGGGGTTGCTTTTGCACCAATACAATGTTGTTTATATGCTATCAGTGTTGTAATTGTTTATAAACTAAATTTCGTAAATCTTAATATTGCTACCTGGGAAATATTTCCAATGTTTACCATGTTAATTTGTGGATTGGCTATTCTTTTTATTGTAGGAATCGGAGATGATTTAATTGGAGTAAATTATAAAGCGAAATTTATGGCACAGATATTTGTTGCATGCCTGTTTCCGCTAAGTGGTCTTTGGATTAACAATCTATATGGAGTAGGGCTTATTGTGAATCTTCCTTCATGGATTGGAATGCCTTTAACCGTTTTTGTTGTAGTCCTTATTATTAATGCTATTAATCTTATGGATGGACTGGATGGTCTTTGTTCTGGTGTTGTTGGTCTTGGGTGTGTTGTATTAGGAGGGTTATTTATGTATTATGGTGCCTGGTTGCATGCATTATTTGCCTTTATCACGGCAGGCGTACTAATCCCATTTTTTTACTATAATGTCTTTGGTACGGTACGTCGTCGTCGGCAGATTTTTATGGGAGATACGGGTAGTATGACGTTAGGGTACTCGATTGCTTTTTTGGCTATTAGCTTTGCAATGAATAATCATTATATCAAGCCATTTTCAGAAGGAGCTATCGTAGTGGCTTTTTCTACACTTATCGTTCCCATTTTGGATGTAGCAAGAGTTATGTATGTACGTTGGAAATCTGGGAAATCTATGTTTTCGGCTGATCGTAATCATTTGCATCATAAATTTCTACGTTCCGGGATGTCTCACAGAACAGCGATGCTGGCTATTTTGGCATTAGCACTATTTTTTTGTATTTTTAATATAATAATGGTAGAGATTATTAGTAATAATGTCGTAGTTGTTTGTGATATTTTATTATGGATAATATTTCATTATATATTTGATAAAGTGTTTGAAAGAAAGATGAAAGAACAGAAAAAGAAAATTGAGGTAATTAATTTGACTGAAAATTAA
- a CDS encoding DUF5106 domain-containing protein encodes MKLKLNSFSVFYCSCVLLFSCTKKEEQKTTQQQEIVGNEAESSTDKVTRSIADYWDHYNFADTNAIKDPAQAEQALVDFIALFPDANQKQISQSINAMFEKASVNKEVFSFFKDGYEKYLYDPNSPLHNDVYFLPVLEYLVNTKHLNDTEKIRYRMLLKLVNKNMPGSVATDFEFIDSSGKDQNLHQIKAPEKLLVFYDPECSHCAEAIKQMSQDVRINALINQEKLKVVAVSPVEDINKWKAYQANIPTKWINGFDKKGDLKQKELYDIKAFPTIYLLDEKNEVVLKDTSLEQVLSLLKI; translated from the coding sequence ATGAAATTAAAACTTAATAGTTTTTCAGTTTTTTATTGCTCGTGTGTACTACTTTTTTCATGTACGAAGAAGGAAGAGCAAAAAACAACACAACAACAGGAAATTGTAGGGAACGAAGCTGAATCGTCTACTGATAAAGTGACTCGTTCAATTGCTGATTACTGGGATCATTACAATTTTGCCGATACAAATGCTATTAAAGATCCTGCTCAGGCAGAACAGGCTCTCGTAGACTTTATTGCCTTATTTCCGGATGCTAATCAAAAGCAAATTTCTCAGTCTATCAATGCAATGTTTGAAAAGGCTTCTGTAAATAAAGAAGTATTCAGCTTTTTCAAAGATGGATATGAGAAGTATCTTTATGATCCTAATTCTCCATTGCATAATGATGTATATTTCTTGCCTGTTTTAGAATATCTGGTCAATACTAAGCATCTTAATGATACCGAAAAAATAAGATACAGAATGTTGCTGAAGCTGGTGAATAAAAATATGCCAGGATCAGTTGCAACTGATTTCGAATTTATAGATTCTTCAGGAAAAGACCAAAATCTTCATCAGATTAAAGCACCGGAAAAATTACTTGTTTTTTATGATCCGGAATGTTCACATTGTGCAGAAGCTATTAAGCAAATGAGTCAGGATGTGAGAATTAATGCCCTTATCAATCAGGAAAAACTGAAGGTTGTTGCTGTAAGCCCTGTTGAAGATATTAATAAATGGAAGGCGTATCAGGCTAATATACCTACAAAGTGGATTAATGGTTTTGATAAAAAAGGCGATTTGAAACAAAAAGAACTTTACGATATCAAGGCTTTTCCTACTATCTATCTCCTTGATGAAAAAAATGAAGTTGTTCTTAAAGATACTAGTCTGGAACAAGTTTTGAGTTTGTTAAAGATCTGA